In Bradyrhizobium guangdongense, the sequence TGAGCGCCAGGCCGCTTTCGCCTGTCGTCATGGATTTCGAGATGGAGGGCTGGGGCATCGCGGATTCTCTCTGAAAGAACACGCTGCCAGAAACCACATTCACCCTCGCGGGGAATTGATTGAAATCAAGATAGATGGATTTCTGTTAATGCGAGGCTGCCGATCGGCGAGCGCAGCGATGTCTTAAGCCTCGGGCCGAGCATTGCGGGCCGCGACCTCCGGAACATCACGGAGGTGGAACCGCAGGATTCAACAGCGTTGCATCAGTCGTTCGCGGTCGCCTTCAGCGCCACGATGACGTCCTGGCGCGCGACGATTCCGACCAGCTTCTGGCTGCTGTCGAGCACGATGATGCTCCGGATGCGATGCTCGACCATGATCTGGAGCACGCGCGTCAACCGCGTCTCGGGGCTGACATAGATGAATTCCGGAGTCATGACGTCGCCGACCTTGCGGCTCATCAGGTCGTGATAGCGCGGCAGCATCTGACTCGGCGTGAACGCAAAGCACTTCAGGATGTCGAACTTGGTGACGATTCCGACGACCTGCCCGTCGTCCTCGACCGGATAGGAGTTGAAATCGTCCTGCTCGAACATCTCGCTCAGCGCGAGCAGATTCTGGTCACGCTGCACCGTGCTGACGTTGCGCGTCATGTAACCTTCGACGGTCTGCTCAAGGAATTTGTACACGGCACGTCCTCATCAATTCTTGTCTGCCGGTCTTCCCGTCAGTGCGACAGCAGCACGCAGCGGGCGGTTTGCGTGACCAGATATTCAGTGACGCCGCCGAGAACGAGTTCGCGGAAGCGGGAATGACCGTAGGCACCGGCGACGATCAG encodes:
- a CDS encoding CBS domain-containing protein, which encodes MYKFLEQTVEGYMTRNVSTVQRDQNLLALSEMFEQDDFNSYPVEDDGQVVGIVTKFDILKCFAFTPSQMLPRYHDLMSRKVGDVMTPEFIYVSPETRLTRVLQIMVEHRIRSIIVLDSSQKLVGIVARQDVIVALKATAND